A genomic region of Gemmata massiliana contains the following coding sequences:
- the rsmH gene encoding 16S rRNA (cytosine(1402)-N(4))-methyltransferase RsmH has translation MSTDRAPVHVSVLPAETLTLLDPQAGQTWIDCTVGGGGHTRLLAERIGPTGRVIGLDQDPTMLELARSRLAGLPVELVHANFDQLGEVLTARGLDRVDGVLADLGFSSDQLGEKARGLSFREDGPLDMRLDPTAGATAADMVNTMSEAGLADTFWEFGEERHSRRVAKRIVERRAHQPFTTTADFANVVRSCVPRSGSIDPATRVFQALRIAVNDELGALDRLLAMLPRVVKVGGAAGIISFHSLEDRRVKQAFREPTVWQQVTKKPVEAGDEETARNPRARSAKLRVARRVGNR, from the coding sequence ATGTCCACCGACCGCGCCCCGGTTCACGTCAGCGTGTTACCGGCCGAAACGCTCACCCTGCTCGATCCACAAGCGGGCCAAACGTGGATCGACTGCACCGTCGGTGGGGGTGGGCACACGCGCCTGCTGGCCGAACGTATCGGCCCGACCGGACGTGTTATTGGGCTGGACCAAGACCCGACCATGCTCGAACTGGCCCGTTCGCGCCTGGCGGGGTTACCGGTCGAACTGGTCCACGCGAACTTCGACCAACTCGGCGAAGTGCTGACCGCACGAGGTCTTGACCGCGTCGATGGTGTGCTTGCAGACCTGGGTTTTAGCTCGGACCAGTTGGGCGAAAAAGCACGCGGACTGAGTTTCCGCGAGGACGGGCCGCTCGACATGCGGCTGGACCCGACCGCGGGTGCGACGGCGGCCGACATGGTGAACACGATGAGCGAGGCGGGACTCGCGGACACGTTCTGGGAGTTCGGTGAAGAGCGCCACAGTCGAAGGGTCGCGAAGCGCATCGTTGAGCGCCGAGCGCACCAACCCTTCACCACCACCGCGGACTTTGCGAACGTCGTGCGGAGCTGCGTGCCGCGATCGGGGAGCATCGACCCAGCCACGCGCGTGTTCCAGGCTTTGCGGATCGCGGTGAACGACGAACTCGGTGCGCTCGACCGCTTGCTCGCCATGTTGCCGCGTGTGGTGAAAGTCGGTGGTGCGGCGGGAATTATCAGCTTCCACTCGCTCGAAGACCGGCGCGTGAAGCAGGCGTTCCGCGAACCGACCGTTTGGCAACAAGTGACAAAGAAACCGGTCGAAGCCGGTGACGAAGAAACGGCCCGCAACCCCCGCGCACGAAGCGCCAAGTTGCGGGTCGCTCGGAGAGTCGGGAATCGATGA
- the sthA gene encoding Si-specific NAD(P)(+) transhydrogenase has product MPPAIEYDLIVIGAGPGGVAAADTAALLGKRVAIVERNTVVGGAAVNTGTIPSKTLRETALAIAGVKARALIGVDVSVRREAKIEDLVRHERVVTASEAHQMRTLLDRYGVTVYRGTGKFVDQHTVRVTRPSPIGGTEDLRADKIIIAIGSCPMRPAVFPFEHPRIHDSDELLYITTIPRSLAVIGGGVIGSEYACMFSALGVRVHLIDGRDVLLPFLDPDLSHTLAQTMERQGIVFHWKEQVESCKAPRSGEIELRLKSGKELAVGHVLVCAGRTSYADRLAPEAAGFGLTPRGLIPVDEHFRTTVQHIYAVGDVIGFPALASTSSEQGRVAACHAFGSNAKQALAQYLPAGIYTIPEVSSVGLTEQQAREKNIPIVVGRADYDQNPRGKIIGDKTGFLKLIFERDEMKLIGVHVIGEQATELVHIGLTVMMTGGGANLFLATCFNYPTLGDLYKLATHDAILKRSELLGRVQASLSRW; this is encoded by the coding sequence ATGCCCCCCGCGATCGAATACGACCTCATCGTGATCGGCGCCGGCCCGGGCGGGGTCGCAGCCGCCGACACCGCCGCCCTGCTCGGCAAGCGCGTGGCCATCGTTGAACGAAACACGGTCGTCGGCGGCGCGGCCGTCAACACCGGCACCATCCCAAGTAAGACACTCCGCGAAACGGCCCTCGCCATTGCCGGGGTCAAGGCCCGCGCGTTGATCGGCGTGGACGTGTCGGTCCGGCGCGAGGCTAAAATCGAAGACCTCGTGCGCCACGAGCGCGTCGTGACCGCGTCGGAAGCGCACCAGATGCGCACGCTCCTCGACCGGTACGGTGTCACCGTTTACCGGGGAACCGGGAAGTTCGTTGACCAGCACACGGTCCGCGTCACGCGCCCGAGCCCGATCGGTGGAACAGAGGATTTGCGCGCGGACAAGATCATCATCGCCATCGGTTCGTGCCCGATGCGCCCGGCCGTGTTCCCGTTCGAGCACCCCCGCATCCACGACTCGGACGAACTGCTTTACATCACGACCATTCCGCGCTCGCTCGCGGTCATCGGCGGCGGCGTTATCGGTAGCGAGTACGCCTGCATGTTCTCGGCACTGGGGGTCCGCGTTCACCTGATTGACGGGCGCGACGTGCTGCTACCGTTCCTCGATCCGGACCTGTCGCACACCCTTGCCCAGACGATGGAGCGCCAGGGGATCGTGTTCCACTGGAAGGAACAGGTCGAATCGTGCAAGGCGCCGCGGTCCGGCGAGATCGAACTACGTTTGAAATCCGGGAAAGAACTCGCGGTGGGTCACGTGCTCGTGTGCGCCGGCCGCACGAGCTACGCGGACCGCTTGGCTCCCGAAGCCGCGGGCTTCGGACTCACCCCGCGCGGCCTCATCCCCGTAGACGAGCACTTCCGCACCACCGTGCAGCACATCTACGCGGTCGGCGACGTGATCGGGTTCCCGGCGCTGGCGAGCACGAGTTCCGAACAAGGCCGCGTTGCCGCGTGTCACGCATTCGGGTCGAACGCAAAGCAGGCGCTTGCCCAGTACCTCCCCGCGGGCATTTACACGATTCCCGAAGTGAGTTCCGTCGGGCTTACCGAACAGCAAGCGCGCGAAAAGAACATCCCCATCGTGGTGGGGCGCGCCGACTACGATCAGAACCCCCGCGGCAAGATCATCGGCGACAAAACGGGGTTCTTGAAACTCATCTTCGAGCGCGACGAGATGAAGCTGATCGGCGTTCACGTGATCGGCGAACAGGCCACGGAACTGGTTCACATCGGGCTTACCGTAATGATGACCGGAGGTGGGGCGAATCTGTTCCTGGCCACGTGCTTCAACTACCCGACGCTCGGCGACCTGTACAAACTGGCGACACACGACGCGATCCTGAAACGGTCCGAGTTGCTTGGCCGGGTACAAGCCTCCTTGAGCCGCTGGTGA
- a CDS encoding serine/threonine-protein kinase produces the protein MSEPTLTHPPDPDPNYPTATIAPGDVAAINNTPPESPPGYELHALIGSGGMGAVYRARDLELMREVAIKILLPQYAPDSATARRFVDEAHITGRLQHPSIPAVYRVGALADGRPFLAMKLIDGQTLEEMLQERAKPKAKSDQPLTAFEQIMHERLDRLEAVLQSGRFLAIFEQVAQAVGYAHQQNVIHRDLKPSNIMVGAFGEVQVMDWGIARSSDRRPDAFSNDDKEADGTADYSPSPFRTPHSDLTQAGAILGTPAFMPPEQAIGAIDQIGKRSDVFGLGAILCVILTDQPPFLAETAESARQIAARGKLEEAFARLDSCEAEPELIALAKRCLSPEVMDRPADAAEVASAVAVLRADAERRARQAELECATTAIKMTEERKRRRVQRALALSMLVLLAVVGYTVRYIDNEQTQHRLDQEAQQRHAEADQKDRAATVRMRQLMTERDVSAALNEAQVLRAQGVKQIDDPDRWAFTLGAARSALKRAEVVLSSGEPSDELRARVGTARTDLDRDDRNRALIAELDRIGEENDIRFLIPIPINRKPSERYAAAFRTHGIDLADVPTSQAAEWLKEHPFRARLTAAVRNWSHALSPYEIAPELTQPEMARGVAAVGGQMGVIAVLRYQSLHDRLNTILDAVTEDPFVREWWGAVHRHDTATLKQLLTRPEIGRMSSHELSSLADGLADLRFENRKILADLLRATYHRFPGEFWVNFRLASLESDSKTQKTDALRYLSAAVAARPKSAIALVGLGGSLLERHDNDPIGLRLVQSAAELDPTSPWPYFLLGMRAVDNENFAEAFRALERAARLDPDTGFFLIHSAFISNHRPRSRTTGTGPSESEIARFIDALIVACPDHPGGYDLRAEARLKKDNGRGALADYRKAKGLMPPDYARRVFVEMQIDTLEPMESWEKKLPQVLNGRIQPTTPDLINLAGFCAKFDRKYALATRFATEAMADHPGLYTHWSKVCEFAGWAVQAAAGNGTDAGQLSPAERTRLRRQALTWLREVVTRKAKDKDFPLGSYLNSLSDLAPVRDTRELAKLPLDECAEWEKLWDDTRPAGTPQKPK, from the coding sequence ATGTCCGAGCCAACGCTGACGCATCCCCCCGACCCGGACCCGAACTACCCCACCGCGACAATCGCGCCCGGGGATGTCGCTGCTATCAATAACACCCCGCCCGAATCGCCCCCCGGCTACGAGCTACACGCGCTCATCGGAAGCGGAGGGATGGGCGCGGTCTATCGCGCACGCGACCTCGAACTGATGCGCGAAGTCGCGATCAAAATTCTCCTGCCGCAATACGCACCCGATTCCGCGACCGCGCGCCGGTTCGTGGACGAAGCCCACATCACCGGGCGCCTCCAGCACCCCAGCATTCCGGCCGTCTATCGCGTGGGCGCCCTCGCAGACGGGCGCCCGTTCCTGGCGATGAAGCTTATCGACGGCCAAACATTGGAGGAAATGCTCCAGGAACGGGCCAAGCCCAAAGCCAAGAGTGATCAGCCGCTGACCGCGTTCGAGCAAATCATGCACGAGCGCCTCGACCGACTGGAAGCGGTCCTCCAGAGTGGCCGCTTTTTGGCGATCTTCGAGCAAGTCGCTCAGGCCGTCGGGTACGCGCACCAACAGAACGTGATTCACCGCGACCTGAAGCCGTCGAACATCATGGTCGGGGCGTTCGGCGAAGTGCAGGTCATGGATTGGGGAATCGCCCGATCCAGTGATCGGCGCCCGGACGCTTTCAGTAACGACGACAAAGAAGCCGACGGCACCGCAGATTACTCCCCCTCCCCGTTCCGAACCCCACACTCCGATCTCACACAAGCCGGCGCGATTCTGGGCACACCCGCGTTCATGCCGCCCGAACAAGCGATCGGGGCGATCGACCAAATCGGCAAGCGCTCGGACGTGTTCGGACTCGGGGCGATTCTCTGCGTGATTTTGACGGATCAACCACCGTTCCTTGCGGAAACTGCCGAATCCGCGCGGCAAATCGCGGCTCGCGGGAAACTCGAAGAAGCCTTCGCGCGACTCGATTCCTGCGAAGCCGAACCGGAGCTGATCGCCCTCGCGAAACGGTGCCTCAGCCCGGAAGTAATGGACCGCCCCGCGGACGCCGCGGAAGTGGCGAGCGCGGTCGCGGTCCTCCGTGCGGACGCCGAGCGTCGCGCGCGACAGGCCGAACTGGAGTGCGCGACCACTGCAATCAAAATGACCGAAGAGCGCAAGCGCCGGCGCGTTCAGCGGGCGCTCGCGCTCTCGATGCTGGTGCTCCTCGCGGTCGTCGGGTACACGGTCCGGTACATCGATAACGAGCAAACGCAACACCGACTGGACCAAGAAGCGCAACAACGGCACGCGGAAGCGGATCAAAAAGACCGCGCCGCCACTGTGAGAATGCGCCAACTGATGACTGAGCGCGACGTCAGCGCAGCGCTTAACGAAGCCCAGGTGCTGCGTGCGCAGGGTGTGAAACAAATCGATGACCCGGACCGCTGGGCCTTCACGCTCGGGGCCGCGCGTTCCGCACTCAAACGCGCGGAAGTGGTACTGAGTTCGGGGGAACCAAGTGACGAATTGCGTGCCCGCGTGGGGACCGCGCGGACTGATCTCGACCGTGACGACCGGAACCGCGCGTTGATCGCCGAACTCGATCGCATCGGAGAGGAAAACGACATTCGATTTTTGATCCCGATCCCGATCAACCGCAAGCCGTCCGAGCGCTACGCGGCCGCGTTCCGAACACACGGGATCGACTTGGCCGATGTGCCAACATCCCAAGCCGCGGAGTGGTTGAAAGAACACCCGTTTCGCGCCCGGTTGACGGCCGCCGTCCGCAACTGGTCCCACGCGCTTTCGCCCTACGAAATAGCCCCTGAACTCACTCAACCCGAAATGGCGCGGGGCGTGGCTGCAGTTGGTGGGCAAATGGGCGTGATCGCCGTGCTGCGGTACCAATCCCTGCACGACCGGCTCAACACCATCTTGGACGCGGTCACCGAAGATCCGTTCGTTCGCGAGTGGTGGGGAGCTGTTCACCGGCACGACACAGCAACTCTCAAGCAGCTCCTCACGAGGCCGGAAATTGGGCGCATGTCGTCCCATGAGCTGTCATCCCTAGCGGACGGATTAGCCGACCTCCGATTTGAGAACCGAAAAATACTGGCCGATCTGCTCCGCGCGACTTATCACCGGTTTCCGGGTGAGTTTTGGGTCAATTTCCGACTGGCATCGCTCGAATCGGACTCCAAAACCCAAAAGACCGACGCCCTGAGATATTTGAGCGCCGCTGTTGCCGCGCGGCCCAAAAGTGCGATCGCGCTGGTCGGACTCGGGGGCAGTTTGTTGGAACGACACGACAACGACCCCATCGGCCTCCGACTGGTCCAGAGCGCAGCCGAACTCGACCCGACCTCGCCGTGGCCCTACTTCTTGCTCGGCATGCGTGCGGTGGATAACGAAAACTTCGCCGAGGCCTTCCGAGCCCTTGAGCGAGCCGCTCGACTCGATCCGGACACGGGGTTCTTCCTGATCCACTCCGCCTTCATATCCAACCACCGCCCCCGATCTCGAACAACCGGCACGGGTCCGTCCGAGTCCGAAATCGCGCGGTTCATCGACGCCCTAATCGTCGCGTGCCCCGACCACCCGGGCGGGTACGACCTGCGTGCCGAGGCACGGCTCAAGAAGGACAACGGCCGTGGAGCGCTCGCGGACTACCGCAAGGCCAAGGGCCTCATGCCGCCCGATTACGCCCGGCGCGTTTTTGTCGAAATGCAAATCGACACGCTCGAACCAATGGAGTCGTGGGAAAAGAAACTGCCCCAAGTTCTGAATGGCAGAATTCAACCGACCACGCCCGACCTCATCAACCTGGCCGGGTTTTGTGCGAAATTCGACCGGAAGTACGCGCTTGCGACTCGATTCGCGACCGAAGCGATGGCGGATCATCCCGGGCTTTACACGCACTGGAGCAAAGTGTGCGAGTTCGCGGGATGGGCCGTTCAAGCCGCGGCCGGAAACGGAACCGATGCCGGCCAACTTTCTCCGGCAGAGCGCACCCGGCTGCGCCGACAAGCTCTCACGTGGTTACGCGAAGTTGTAACTCGCAAGGCGAAAGACAAGGACTTCCCGTTGGGCAGTTACCTGAACAGCCTCTCCGATTTGGCCCCGGTACGCGACACGCGCGAGTTGGCCAAACTGCCACTCGATGAGTGTGCGGAGTGGGAAAAGCTCTGGGACGACACCCGGCCCGCAGGCACACCGCAGAAGCCCAAGTAA
- the nadA gene encoding quinolinate synthase NadA, which produces MPVIESREQSPAKSGFTTDSILDDVSAEILDLKKKLGATILAHYYQEGEIQALADVTGDSLKLAREATKVDSPVIVFCGVLFMAETAKMLNPSKKVLLPDLRAGCSLVDACPADKLERYQERLRENGRKFQTVCYINSSAKVKALSDWVVTSGNAEDVVRNKVPQGYEILFVPDKHLGRYMAEITGRDMILWDGSCMVHEIFSIHDLLKQKREHPKAITIAHPECPKNILDLADFAGGTEAMIKHVATFKEHTEFLVATEANMMWELQRRYPQHTYLGVPGITCSCNKCPHMALNTLEKVRDCMKTGQPEITWQPEFDKAKEVLARSLLNPPATAPVQPAGD; this is translated from the coding sequence ATGCCAGTTATTGAATCTCGCGAACAGTCCCCTGCAAAGTCGGGTTTCACGACCGATTCCATTCTCGACGACGTTTCCGCCGAAATCCTCGACCTCAAAAAGAAGCTCGGCGCCACGATCCTGGCCCACTACTACCAGGAAGGCGAAATTCAGGCGCTTGCCGACGTGACGGGCGACAGCCTGAAGCTCGCTCGCGAGGCCACGAAAGTGGATTCGCCGGTGATCGTGTTTTGCGGCGTGCTGTTCATGGCTGAAACCGCCAAGATGCTGAACCCGTCAAAGAAGGTACTGCTGCCCGATCTCCGGGCCGGGTGCAGCCTTGTGGATGCGTGCCCAGCGGACAAACTGGAACGCTACCAGGAGCGGCTCCGCGAGAACGGCCGTAAGTTCCAGACCGTGTGTTACATCAACTCGTCCGCGAAGGTGAAGGCGCTTTCGGACTGGGTTGTGACGAGTGGGAACGCGGAAGACGTGGTGCGGAACAAGGTGCCGCAGGGCTACGAGATTTTGTTCGTGCCCGACAAGCACCTCGGGCGCTATATGGCGGAAATCACCGGCCGGGACATGATCCTCTGGGACGGGTCGTGCATGGTCCACGAGATCTTCAGCATTCACGACCTGCTGAAGCAGAAGCGCGAGCACCCGAAGGCGATCACGATCGCGCACCCCGAGTGCCCGAAGAACATCCTCGACCTCGCGGACTTCGCCGGCGGCACGGAAGCGATGATTAAGCACGTGGCGACGTTCAAGGAACACACAGAGTTCTTGGTCGCGACCGAAGCGAACATGATGTGGGAACTGCAACGGCGGTACCCGCAGCACACGTACCTCGGTGTGCCGGGAATCACGTGCTCGTGCAACAAGTGTCCACACATGGCGCTGAACACGCTGGAGAAGGTCCGCGACTGCATGAAGACCGGTCAGCCGGAGATCACGTGGCAGCCGGAGTTCGACAAGGCGAAGGAAGTGCTGGCGCGCAGCCTCCTGAACCCGCCCGCGACGGCACCCGTTCAACCCGCCGGGGACTGA
- a CDS encoding DOMON domain-containing protein, protein MPPIVPNRFLVRVSHPCPLVKDAPRDTDDDDHLVELPESARIDNFAALDEKENFADVRLGWNDFGLAVQVEVKGKSQPAVGDSDKPSASDGLRLWIDTRDARASHRGSRYCHQFSFFPVGGGADKDEPFITQSKINRALQDAPMASLADVPFRSHRVRGGYRLEAFLPAAVLNGFDPQEHPRLGVYYCIRDQEVGDQFLSVGWDFPFGEDPSLWAVLELVK, encoded by the coding sequence ATGCCGCCAATCGTGCCGAACCGGTTTCTCGTTCGGGTGAGCCACCCGTGCCCGCTCGTGAAGGACGCGCCGCGCGATACAGATGATGACGACCACCTCGTGGAGCTGCCCGAAAGTGCGCGGATCGATAACTTCGCGGCGCTCGACGAAAAGGAGAACTTCGCGGACGTGCGCCTCGGGTGGAACGACTTCGGCTTGGCGGTTCAGGTGGAAGTGAAGGGCAAGTCGCAACCCGCGGTGGGTGATTCCGACAAACCGAGCGCGTCTGATGGGTTGCGGCTGTGGATCGATACTCGCGACGCCCGCGCCAGTCACCGTGGGAGCCGGTACTGTCACCAGTTCTCGTTTTTTCCGGTTGGCGGCGGAGCGGACAAGGACGAGCCGTTTATCACACAGTCGAAGATCAATCGCGCACTACAAGACGCACCGATGGCGAGCCTCGCGGATGTGCCGTTTCGCTCGCATCGCGTGCGCGGCGGGTACCGGCTCGAAGCATTCTTGCCGGCGGCCGTACTCAACGGCTTCGACCCGCAGGAACACCCGCGACTCGGTGTCTATTACTGCATTCGCGATCAGGAAGTCGGTGACCAGTTCCTCAGTGTCGGGTGGGATTTTCCGTTCGGCGAAGATCCGTCGCTGTGGGCGGTACTTGAGTTGGTGAAGTGA
- a CDS encoding endonuclease, translated as MFSLLLLTAFFVEGGSKLALEPGWQVVGEGLKSEHATQASAATEKHLFAVSNTTVAVYDRATGKLLATSKEKAEHLNSAFVWKEKVYCAHSNYPKKPETSEIRVYDPEMNKLTVFHDFKDPPGSLVWNVHDGKNWWCCFAHYQEDNAKTMLIKMTDEFKEIQRWTFPKKVVNDWDKMSASGGIWDGDSLLVSHHHYKVLYRLKVPKDGKELEFVEALQCPFPGQGIAADPKTGGLVGIDRGTRKIVFAEKVK; from the coding sequence ATGTTCTCGCTGTTGCTCTTGACAGCCTTCTTCGTGGAAGGCGGGTCGAAGCTCGCTCTGGAACCGGGTTGGCAGGTGGTCGGCGAGGGGCTGAAGTCCGAGCACGCGACACAAGCCTCGGCCGCGACGGAGAAACACCTGTTCGCGGTGTCGAATACGACGGTCGCGGTGTACGACCGTGCGACCGGGAAGCTCCTCGCGACGAGCAAGGAGAAAGCGGAACACCTCAACAGCGCGTTTGTGTGGAAGGAGAAGGTCTACTGCGCGCACTCGAACTACCCGAAGAAGCCGGAGACGAGCGAGATCCGCGTGTACGATCCGGAAATGAACAAGCTCACCGTGTTTCACGACTTCAAAGACCCGCCCGGCAGCCTCGTGTGGAACGTCCACGACGGCAAGAACTGGTGGTGCTGTTTCGCGCACTATCAGGAGGACAACGCGAAGACGATGCTCATCAAGATGACCGACGAGTTCAAAGAGATACAGCGCTGGACGTTCCCCAAAAAGGTCGTTAACGACTGGGACAAGATGAGCGCGTCCGGCGGCATCTGGGATGGTGACTCGCTCCTTGTGAGTCACCACCACTACAAGGTGCTGTACCGGTTGAAGGTGCCGAAGGACGGGAAAGAATTGGAGTTCGTGGAAGCGCTCCAGTGCCCGTTTCCGGGACAGGGAATCGCCGCCGATCCGAAGACCGGCGGACTTGTTGGCATCGACCGCGGCACACGGAAGATCGTGTTCGCAGAAAAGGTGAAGTAG
- a CDS encoding bestrophin family protein, protein MERPRSFRSWIWPPPPIASRLWLAMLVSTAYAAGVWAVHPNEVTVLPAWTTQLAVVNTAILSLLISFRTKVAYDRWWEGRMLWGQLVNNLRNLCLKTRELAQPDAVERRAFAALITAFPVALTRHLRGSVQLNDVPHFEKDPATPAHVPAYIAGKVIAVVTAWRAADRIDGHAHQILDTHTSTFMDVCGACERIRNTPLPTSYLSLLRHGLVFGFLIAPWAVVETIGLWILPVQAIVVYFMFGIELTAEAVEQPFGADGDDLPLETYCETIRRSAEDILTSS, encoded by the coding sequence TTGGAACGCCCCCGCAGTTTTCGATCCTGGATCTGGCCGCCGCCCCCCATCGCGAGCCGGTTGTGGTTAGCGATGCTTGTCTCCACCGCCTACGCCGCCGGCGTGTGGGCCGTCCACCCGAACGAAGTGACCGTGCTACCGGCGTGGACCACGCAGCTCGCAGTCGTGAACACCGCGATCCTCAGCTTGCTCATCAGCTTCCGGACGAAGGTCGCATACGACCGCTGGTGGGAGGGTCGGATGCTGTGGGGACAGCTTGTCAACAACTTGCGTAACCTGTGCCTGAAGACCCGGGAACTCGCGCAACCCGACGCGGTCGAACGGCGCGCGTTCGCGGCCCTCATCACTGCGTTCCCGGTCGCACTCACGCGGCACTTGCGCGGATCGGTTCAACTGAACGACGTTCCACACTTTGAGAAAGACCCCGCGACCCCCGCCCACGTGCCGGCCTACATTGCAGGGAAAGTGATCGCGGTCGTCACGGCGTGGCGCGCGGCCGACCGAATCGACGGACACGCGCACCAGATCCTCGACACACACACTTCGACGTTCATGGACGTGTGCGGCGCGTGCGAGCGCATCCGCAACACGCCGCTGCCGACCTCGTACCTGTCACTGCTTCGACACGGACTCGTGTTCGGCTTCCTGATCGCGCCCTGGGCTGTGGTGGAAACTATCGGACTGTGGATTCTGCCCGTTCAGGCCATCGTGGTGTACTTCATGTTCGGCATCGAACTGACGGCCGAAGCCGTCGAGCAACCCTTCGGCGCGGACGGCGACGACCTGCCACTCGAAACGTACTGCGAAACGATCCGGCGCAGCGCGGAAGACATCCTCACGTCGTCGTGA
- the scpB gene encoding SMC-Scp complex subunit ScpB: MAQPDDITTPDDPLGLGQAAASQLGGEWQLDAVDDALFTEEPPPVEEPEEAPPPVSKSQPSNQGLGLPKTVPVAELPPSLEQLVEAMLFVGGPPLTATVASSVVRGLTTERFLDAVSVLNKRYRDQNRPYAIEARDDGFVLAVRPAYRNLRERLFAGPREARLSQPALDVLSVVAYRQPVGKAEVDAVRGTDSGAVLRQLVRLGLIAVQHRADATMREVRYGTTPRFLEVFGLASLDELPRLGDASQV; the protein is encoded by the coding sequence ATGGCACAACCCGACGACATCACCACTCCCGACGACCCGCTCGGACTCGGCCAAGCGGCCGCGTCGCAACTCGGCGGCGAGTGGCAACTGGACGCCGTCGACGACGCACTGTTCACCGAAGAACCTCCACCCGTCGAAGAGCCCGAAGAAGCGCCTCCGCCGGTCAGCAAAAGCCAACCGAGTAATCAGGGACTCGGCTTACCCAAGACTGTACCCGTCGCAGAACTTCCGCCGTCTCTCGAACAACTCGTAGAAGCAATGTTGTTCGTCGGCGGTCCTCCGCTTACCGCGACGGTAGCAAGCTCCGTAGTCCGCGGGCTAACCACGGAACGCTTCCTCGATGCTGTTAGCGTGCTCAACAAGCGCTACCGCGACCAGAACCGGCCCTATGCGATCGAGGCGCGCGACGACGGGTTCGTGCTCGCTGTGCGCCCGGCCTACCGGAACCTGCGCGAGCGCCTGTTCGCAGGTCCGCGTGAAGCGCGTTTGAGTCAACCGGCTCTTGATGTGCTGTCAGTCGTTGCGTACCGTCAGCCGGTAGGAAAAGCTGAAGTCGATGCGGTCCGCGGAACGGACTCGGGTGCCGTGCTCCGGCAACTGGTACGACTCGGACTCATCGCGGTCCAACACCGCGCCGATGCAACCATGCGCGAAGTGCGATACGGCACCACCCCACGGTTCCTCGAAGTGTTCGGACTCGCGTCTCTCGACGAACTCCCGCGCCTCGGCGACGCTTCACAAGTGTGA
- a CDS encoding tartrate dehydrogenase, whose translation MAVHKIAVIGGDGIGPEVIDQAVRAAEVAARKHDGAELKWNHLPWSTAYYKQHGRMLPEDGWEQLKPYDAILFGAVGDPSVPDKITVHELLLPMRRKFDQYVNLRPAYLFAGVPCPLVGKKPGEIDMLVYRENTEGEYAPVGGNLYPGTENQIAIQTGVFTWKGCERILRAAFEAAQKRPRKKLTSITKSNAQVYGLGLWDDVFNTVRKDYPDVDSSSLLVDAAAMDFVRKPEVFDVVVASNLFGDILTDLSAAVTGSIGLASSANINPTKKFPSMFEPVHGSAPDIAGQGKANPLAAVLSAALMLDHLGLAKSAAAVRKAVATVLAEGRVKTPDLAGTHTTTDMGNAVVEAVG comes from the coding sequence ATGGCGGTTCATAAGATCGCGGTAATTGGCGGCGACGGGATCGGGCCGGAGGTCATCGACCAGGCCGTGCGCGCGGCGGAAGTCGCGGCGCGGAAACACGATGGCGCCGAACTCAAGTGGAACCACCTCCCCTGGAGCACCGCGTACTACAAGCAGCACGGGCGGATGCTACCCGAGGACGGCTGGGAACAACTTAAACCCTACGACGCCATCCTCTTCGGCGCGGTCGGCGACCCGTCCGTTCCGGACAAGATCACCGTTCACGAGCTGCTCCTTCCGATGCGTCGGAAGTTCGATCAGTACGTGAACTTGCGCCCGGCGTACCTCTTCGCCGGCGTGCCGTGCCCGCTCGTCGGCAAGAAGCCGGGCGAAATCGACATGCTCGTGTACCGCGAGAACACGGAAGGCGAATACGCCCCCGTCGGCGGGAACCTGTACCCAGGCACCGAAAACCAGATCGCGATCCAAACCGGCGTGTTCACCTGGAAGGGCTGCGAGCGCATCCTCCGGGCCGCGTTCGAGGCGGCTCAAAAGCGCCCGCGGAAGAAACTCACCAGCATCACCAAGTCGAACGCCCAGGTGTACGGTCTGGGCCTCTGGGACGACGTGTTCAACACGGTGCGCAAGGACTACCCGGACGTCGACAGCAGCTCGCTGCTCGTAGACGCCGCAGCAATGGACTTCGTGCGGAAGCCGGAAGTGTTCGATGTAGTGGTCGCGAGCAACCTGTTCGGCGACATCCTCACCGACCTGAGCGCCGCGGTGACGGGGAGCATCGGGCTGGCGAGTTCCGCGAACATCAACCCGACGAAGAAGTTTCCGAGCATGTTCGAGCCGGTTCACGGCAGCGCCCCGGACATCGCCGGTCAGGGCAAGGCGAACCCGCTCGCCGCGGTGCTGTCGGCGGCGCTGATGCTCGACCACCTCGGCCTTGCCAAGAGCGCCGCGGCTGTGCGCAAGGCAGTCGCGACGGTGCTGGCCGAGGGTCGCGTGAAAACCCCGGACCTCGCCGGAACTCACACGACTACTGACATGGGCAATGCGGTCGTTGAAGCGGTAGGATAA